From the genome of Symphalangus syndactylus isolate Jambi chromosome 5, NHGRI_mSymSyn1-v2.1_pri, whole genome shotgun sequence, one region includes:
- the MANSC1 gene encoding MANSC domain-containing protein 1 isoform X1 yields MFFGGEGSLIYTLVIICLLTLRLSASQNCLNRSLEDVVIDIQSSLSKGIRGNEPIYTSTQEDCINSCCSTKNISGDKACNLMIFDTRKTARQPNCYLFFCPSEEACPLKPAKGLMSYRIIRDIPSLTRNLPSQELPQEDSLLHGQFSQAVTPLAHQHTDYSKPTDISWRDTLSQKFGSSDHLEKLFKMDEASAQLLTYKEKGHSQSSHFSSDQEIAHLLPENVSAFPATVAVASPHTTLATPKPATLLPTNASVTTSGTSQPQLATTAPPVTTVTSQPPTTLISTVFTRTVAILQAMAATAVLTTTFQAPTDLKGSLETILPTEISNLTLNTGNVYNPTALSMSNVESSTTNKTASWEGREASPGSSSQGSVPENQYSLPFEKWLLIGSLLFGVLFLVIGLVLLGRILSESLRRKRYSRLDYLINGIYVDI; encoded by the exons atgttcttcgGGGGAGAAGGGAGCTTGATTTACACTTTGGTAATAATTTGCTTGCTGACACTAAGGCTGTCTGCTAGTCAGAATTGCCTCAACAGGAGTCTAGAAGATGTTGTCATTGACATCCAGTCATCCCTTTCTAAGGGAATCAGAGGCAATGAGCCCATATATACTTCAACTCAAGAAGACTGCATTAATTCTTGCTGTTCAACAAAAAACATCTCAG GGGACAAAGCATGTAACTTGATGATCTTCGACACTCGAAAAACAGCTAGACAACCCAACTGCTACCTATTTTTCTGTCCCAGTGAGGAAGCCTGCCCATTGAAACCAGCAAAAGGACTTATGAGTTACAGGATAATTAGAG ATATTCCATCTTTGACCAGAAATTTGCCAAGCCAAGAGTTACCCCAGGAAGATTCTCTCTTACATGGCCAGTTTTCACAAGCAGTCACTCCCCTAGCCCATCAACACACAGATTATTCAAAGCCCACCGATATCTCATGGAGAGACACACTTTCTCAGAAGTTTGGATCCTCAGATCACTTGGAGAAACTATTTAAGATGGATGAAGCAAGTGCCCAGCTCCTTACTTATAAGGAAAAAGGCCATTCTCAGAGTTCACACTTTTCCTCTGATCAAGAAATAGCTCATCTGCTGCCTGAAAATGTGAGTGCATTCCCAGCTACGGTGGCAGTTGCTTCTCCACATACCACCTTGGCCACTCCAAAGCCCGCCACCCTTCTACCCACCAATGCTTCAGTGACAACTTCTGGGACTTCCCAGCCACAGCTGGCCACCACAGCTCCACCTGTAACCACTGTcacttctcagcctcccacgACCCTCATTTCTACAGTTTTTACACGGACTGTGGCTATACTCCAAGCAATGGCTGCAACAGCAGTTCTGACTACCACCTTCCAGGCACCTACGGACCTGAAAGGCAGCCTAGAAACAATACTGCCTACAGAAATCTCCAACCTAACTTTGAACACAGGGAATGTGTATAACCCTACTGCACTTTCTATGTCAAATGTGGAGTCTTCCACTACGAATAAAACTGCTTCCTGGGAAGGTAGGGAGGCCAGTCCAGGCAGTTCCTCCCAGGGCAGTGTTCCAGAAAATCAGTACAGCcttccctttgaaaagtggcTTCTTATCGGGTCCCTGCTCTTTGGTGTCCTGTTCCTGGTGATAGGCCTCGTCCTCCTGGGTAGAATCCTCTCGGAATCACTCCGCAGGAAACGTTACTCAAGACTGGATTATTTGATCAATGGGATCTATGTGGACATCTAA
- the MANSC1 gene encoding MANSC domain-containing protein 1 isoform X2, giving the protein MFFGGEGSLIYTLGIRGNEPIYTSTQEDCINSCCSTKNISGDKACNLMIFDTRKTARQPNCYLFFCPSEEACPLKPAKGLMSYRIIRDIPSLTRNLPSQELPQEDSLLHGQFSQAVTPLAHQHTDYSKPTDISWRDTLSQKFGSSDHLEKLFKMDEASAQLLTYKEKGHSQSSHFSSDQEIAHLLPENVSAFPATVAVASPHTTLATPKPATLLPTNASVTTSGTSQPQLATTAPPVTTVTSQPPTTLISTVFTRTVAILQAMAATAVLTTTFQAPTDLKGSLETILPTEISNLTLNTGNVYNPTALSMSNVESSTTNKTASWEGREASPGSSSQGSVPENQYSLPFEKWLLIGSLLFGVLFLVIGLVLLGRILSESLRRKRYSRLDYLINGIYVDI; this is encoded by the exons atgttcttcgGGGGAGAAGGGAGCTTGATTTACACTTTG GGAATCAGAGGCAATGAGCCCATATATACTTCAACTCAAGAAGACTGCATTAATTCTTGCTGTTCAACAAAAAACATCTCAG GGGACAAAGCATGTAACTTGATGATCTTCGACACTCGAAAAACAGCTAGACAACCCAACTGCTACCTATTTTTCTGTCCCAGTGAGGAAGCCTGCCCATTGAAACCAGCAAAAGGACTTATGAGTTACAGGATAATTAGAG ATATTCCATCTTTGACCAGAAATTTGCCAAGCCAAGAGTTACCCCAGGAAGATTCTCTCTTACATGGCCAGTTTTCACAAGCAGTCACTCCCCTAGCCCATCAACACACAGATTATTCAAAGCCCACCGATATCTCATGGAGAGACACACTTTCTCAGAAGTTTGGATCCTCAGATCACTTGGAGAAACTATTTAAGATGGATGAAGCAAGTGCCCAGCTCCTTACTTATAAGGAAAAAGGCCATTCTCAGAGTTCACACTTTTCCTCTGATCAAGAAATAGCTCATCTGCTGCCTGAAAATGTGAGTGCATTCCCAGCTACGGTGGCAGTTGCTTCTCCACATACCACCTTGGCCACTCCAAAGCCCGCCACCCTTCTACCCACCAATGCTTCAGTGACAACTTCTGGGACTTCCCAGCCACAGCTGGCCACCACAGCTCCACCTGTAACCACTGTcacttctcagcctcccacgACCCTCATTTCTACAGTTTTTACACGGACTGTGGCTATACTCCAAGCAATGGCTGCAACAGCAGTTCTGACTACCACCTTCCAGGCACCTACGGACCTGAAAGGCAGCCTAGAAACAATACTGCCTACAGAAATCTCCAACCTAACTTTGAACACAGGGAATGTGTATAACCCTACTGCACTTTCTATGTCAAATGTGGAGTCTTCCACTACGAATAAAACTGCTTCCTGGGAAGGTAGGGAGGCCAGTCCAGGCAGTTCCTCCCAGGGCAGTGTTCCAGAAAATCAGTACAGCcttccctttgaaaagtggcTTCTTATCGGGTCCCTGCTCTTTGGTGTCCTGTTCCTGGTGATAGGCCTCGTCCTCCTGGGTAGAATCCTCTCGGAATCACTCCGCAGGAAACGTTACTCAAGACTGGATTATTTGATCAATGGGATCTATGTGGACATCTAA